The following proteins are encoded in a genomic region of Oryza brachyantha chromosome 11, ObraRS2, whole genome shotgun sequence:
- the LOC102716539 gene encoding uncharacterized protein LOC102716539 has protein sequence MVILCGSHIGITPAYSRFSERWLSENDSPRMCYNIPITRRKLRKQNRCQRVAALSKISALQDPVASVKPSRLLQTDELRIFRSNVPEEIISAVELEESDAFYMLELGTSREFSSSLLDKNAAILICIIDADGDSLLQRVPAIYWDHSAEGRKAEQLLPFQSGSVDTVTFKGSKLQRIKEIWVGLESGSWRINNLSLKVIHGPLNTPPDLEATPELKFNGLQYTFDKISMLLGEDGTSVVEARPVAVTDLSGISLSDLQEGQLSSASTTSSILEMKEDGLKEYADLKQSLLLYDLAIVITGFSAFTLASNDSAAYSFLVGGIGGFLYLLLLQKSVDGLPVLSSPSEAGSSQPSVKGFSGIRRPWLILSLLMVAGAVALKYGAGGDKIELTPVELFVGTAGFLANKVAVLLAAFKPFQSSLNTEDRSGDSP, from the exons ATGGTAATCCTTTGTGGTAGCCACATTGGCATCACTCCTGCCTATTCCCGATTTTCAGAAAGATGGTTATCAGAGAATGACAGTCCGAGAATGTGTTATAATATCCCCATAACTAGAAGGAAACTCAGAAAGCAAAACAGATGTCAGCGGGTGGCTGCTTTATCTAAAATTTCTGCACTACAAG ATCCTGTTGCCTCTGTGAAGCCTTCACGTCTTCTGCAAACAGATGAGCTACGCATATTTCGCAGCAATGTACCTGAAGAGATAATATCGGCAGTCGAATTGGAAGAATCTGATGCATTCTACATGCTAGAGCTTGGCACAAGCAGAGAATTTAGCTCATCTTTGCTAGATAAGAATGCTGCCATTCTAATCTGTATAATTGATGCCGATGGTGATTCCTTGTTACAAAGAGTACCAGCAATCTATTGGGATCATTCCGCAGAAGGCAGAAAGGCAGAGCAATTGCTTCCCTTCCAAAGCGGTTCAGTTGACACTGTCACCTTTAAAGGATCTAAACTGCAGAGAATTAAAGAAATCTGGGTCGGTCTTGAGTCAG GTTCATGGAGAATAAACAATTTAAGCTTGAAAGTTATCCATGGACCATTGAATACACCTCCAGACCTGGAGGCGACACCTGAACTCAAGTTCAATGGTCTGCAGTACACATTTGACAAAATCAGCATGCTGCTTGGAGAGGATGGAACTTCAGTTGTGGAAGCAAGGCCTGTGGCTGTCACTGATCTGTCGGGAATTAGCCTTTCTGATCTTCAAGAGGGGCAGTTATCCTCAGCAAGCACAACTTCAAGCATCCTGGAAATGAAAGAGGATGGGTTGAAAGAGTATGCTGATCTCAAGCAATCGTTGCTGCTCTACGATCTCGCCATTGTGATTACAGGTTTCTCTGCCTTCACCTTGGCTTCAAATGACAGTGCTGCCTACTCGTTCCTTGTTGGTGGCATCGGAGGATTTCTCTATTTGTTGCTGCTCCAAAAATCTGTTGATGGGTTACCAGTGCTTAGTTCGCCATCAGAAGCTGGCAGTTCCCAGCCCTCTGTTAAAGGTTTCAGTGGCATAAGGAGGCCATGGCTAATATTGTCATTGTTAATGGTTGCTGGAGCTGTTGCATTGAAGTATGGTGCTGGCGGTGACAAAATCGAACTGACACCAGTCGAGCTATTTGTTGGCACTGCGGGATTCCTGGCGAACAAGGTTGCTGTTCTTCTCGCAGCATTCAAACCCTTTCAAAGTAGTTTGAACACTGAAGACCGATCTGGTGACTCACCCTAG
- the LOC102718034 gene encoding blue copper protein-like, producing MSYLVTMSMVVVLVLLAAVFSAAATVAAPSNATAATTSAGRNSTTAPPFGANHTVGEGAGWFFDGKANASAANYSAWAANRTFYLGDYLSFSTNTDNTVVHTTNATVYKLCGGGGDGGAAGCSGGWKPEEAFLAVMLTTEGANYFFSDAGGGEHCRRGMRFEVTVAHGQGLPPVPASYYEPLLSAAPAAGVLSAVVRLAVGVAFAVVVLVL from the exons ATGAGCTATCTTGTAACAATGTCCATGGTAGTAGTACTGGTGCTGCTTGCTGCTGTTTTCAGCGCAGCTGCGACGGTGGCGGCTCCGAGcaacgcgacggcggcgaccaccaGCGCTGGCCGGAACTCGACGACTGCGCCGCCGTTCGGTGCCAACCACACCGTCGGTGAGGGCGCGGGGTGGTTCTTCGATGGCAAGGCGAACGCTTCGGCCGCCAACTACTCCGCATGGGCCGCCAACCGCACCTTCTACCTCGGCGACTACCTCA GTTTCAGCACCAACACGGACAACACGGTGGTGCACACCACTAACGCCACCGTCTACAAgctctgcggcggcggcggcgacggcggggcggcTGGATGCAGTGGCGGGTGGAAGCCTGAGGAGGCGTTCTTGGCGGTGATGCTGACGACGGAGGGCGCCAACTACTTCTTctccgacgccggcggcggggagcatTGCCGGAGAGGGATGCGGTTCGAGGTCACCGTCGCGCATGGACAAGGCCTCCCGCCGGTGCCGGCGTCGTACTATGAGCCGCTgctctccgccgcgccggctgCCGGCGTTTTGTCCGCGGTGGTCAGGCTTGCCGTCGGCGTTGCCTTCGCTGTAGTAGTACTTGTGCTCTGA